A part of Chanos chanos chromosome 9, fChaCha1.1, whole genome shotgun sequence genomic DNA contains:
- the slc6a17 gene encoding sodium-dependent neutral amino acid transporter SLC6A17 — protein sequence MPKSSKVTQREQSHDHVTESVADLLALEAPMDYKSSQMSMNAAGGTPAPKGTQPDVSPDLEDGRPAWNSKVEYILAQVGFSVGLGNVWRFPYLCQKNGGGAYLVPYFILLILIGIPLFFLELAVGQRIRRGSIGVWNYVYPRLGGIGVSSLMVCGFVGLYYNVIIGWSIFYFFQSFQYPLPWSECPVRRNGSQAIVEPECEKSSATTYFWYRETLNITSTIADSGGLNWRMTLSLLAAWIIVGMAVIKGIQSSGKVMYFSSLFPYVVLFCFLVRGLMLKGAVDGIAHMFTPKLEIMLEPQVWREAATQVFFALGLGFGGVIAFSSYNKSDNNCHFDAVLVSVINFLTSILATLVVFAVLGFKANIMNEKCVVENSEKILGYLNSNVLSYDLIPPHVNFSHITSSDYAEMYEVIKIVKEDSFAQLGLEPCLLEDELNKSVQGTGLAFIAFTEAMTHFPASPFWSVMFFFMLINLGLGSMIGTMTGITTPILDTFKIRKEILTVGCCIIAFFCGLLFVQRSGNYFVTMFDDYSAGLPLTIVVILENVSVAWIYGTKRFMQDLQDMLGFRPYIFYFYLWKYVSPVCLIVLISATVIEMAISPPGYNAWVQDLATERFQSYPPWALTMCFALIIAAMLPLPIVFIARHFNLIPDGSNKLSVSYRKGMMKDVSNLEDETRFILSKNPSETPSPMPNHRAYLGPGSTSPVELITNSTSISGYGSSYQTNPVPPKSES from the exons ATGCCCAAGAGCAGTAAAGTGACCCAGCGCGAACAAAGCCATGACCACGTCACAGAGTCGGTGGCTGACCTGCTGGCCCTGGAGGCGCCCATGGACTACAAGAGCAGTCAAATGAGCATGAACGCAGCTGGGGGAACCCCGGCACCTAAGGGCACCCAGCCAGACGTCTCCCCTGACCTGGAGGACGGACGACCAGCCTGGAACAGTAAGGTCGAGTACATCCTGGCTCAGGTGGGCTTCTCAGTGGGTTTGGGCAACGTTTGGCGCTTCCCCTACCTTTGCCAGAAGAACGGTGGAG GTGCTTACCTTGTCCCGTACTttatcctcctcatcctcattggCATCCCACTCTTCTTCTTGGAGCTGGCAGTGGGACAACGGATCCGTCGAGGGAGCATCGGAGTCTGGAACTATGTTTACCCTCGCCTGGGTGGAATTGGAGTGTCTAGTTTAATG gtGTGTGGCTTTGTGGGTCTGTACTATAACGTCATTATCGGATGGAGcatcttttactttttccagtCCTTTCAGTACCCTCTGCCGTGGAGCGAATGTCCTGTCAGACGAAATGGAAGCCAGGCCA TTGTGGAGCCTGAATGTGAAAAGAGTTCAGCGACCACCTATTTCTGGTATCGTGAGACCCTGAACATCACCAGTACGATCGCAGACAGCGGTGGTCTCAACTGGAGGATGACCCTTTCCCTGTTAGCTGCTTGGATAATTGTGGGTATGGCTGTGATCAAAGGCATCCAGTCCTCCGGAAAG GTGATGTATTTTAGCTCACTCTTTCCATACGTggtgcttttctgttttctggtgCGAGGCCTCATGCTTAAAGGAGCCGTGGACGGAATAGCTCACATGTTCACACCTAAG CTGGAGATCATGTTGGAACCACAGGTTTGGCGTGAGGCAGCCACGCaggttttttttgctctggGCCTGGGTTTTGGCGGCGTCATCGCTTTCTCCAGTTACAACAAGAGCGACAATAACTGTCACTTTGATGCTGTGCTAGTCTCCGTCATCAACTTCCTCACCTCCATCCTGGCCACACTGGTGGTGTTTGCCGTGTTGGGTTTCAAGGCTAACATCATGAATGAGAAATGCGTAGTGGA GAATTCAGAGAAGATCCTTGGCTACTTGAATTCCAATGTATTGAGTTACGACCTGATCCCGCCTCACGTCAACTTTTCCCACATCACATCCTCGGATTACGCCGAGATGTACGAGGTGATCAAAATAGTTAAGGAGGACAGCTTCGCTCAGCTGGGTCTGGAACCCTGTCTGCTGGAGGACGAACTCAACAAG tcagtACAGGGCACTGGGTTGGCTTTCATCGCTTTCACAGAAGCAATGACCCATTTCCCCGCCTCTCCCTTCTGGTCTGTCATGTTCTTCTTCATGCTCATTAACCTGGGCCTGGGCAGCATGATTGGCACCATGACGGGCATAACCACGCCCATTCTGGACACCTTCAAAATCCGCAAAGAGATTCTCACAG tggGCTGCTGTATCATAGCTTTCTTCTGTGGCTTGCTGTTCGTGCAGCGTTCAGGAAATTATTTTGTCACCATGTTTGATGACTACTCTGCCGGCCTGCCCCTCACTATCGTAGTCATCCTGGAGAACGTGTCTGTGGCCTGGATATACGGCACAAAAAG GTTCATGCAGGACTTGCAGGATATGCTGGGTTTCCGGCCCTACATCTTCTACTTCTACCTGTGGAAGTATGTGTCACCTGTGTGTCTGATAGTGCTTATCTCTGCCACCGTCATAGAGATGGCCATCAGCCCACCTGGATACAATGCCTGGGTGCAGGACCTG gcaaCTGAACGTTTCCAGAGTTACCCTCCCTGGGCTTTGACCATGTGTTTTGCCCTCATCATTGCGGCCATGTTACCATTACCCATCGTCTTCATCGCCCGCCACTTCAACCTGATACCTGACGGCTCCAACAAGCTCTCCGTCTCTTATCGGAAGGGCATGATGAAAGACGTGTCCAACCTGGAGGACGAAACACGTTTCATCCTCAGCAAGAACCCTAGTGAGACTCCTTCACCCATGCCAAACCACCGTGCCTACCTGGGCCCCGGCAGCACCTCACCCGTGGAGCTCATCACCAACTCCACCTCCATCAGCGGCTACGGTAGCAGCTACCAGACCAACCCAGTACCACCAAAGTCTGAATCCTGA